AAAACTTCCGGACCAGATTCACCCCTATATTGCAGAAATCACAATCCGGGATATGCTGAAAATGGCTACAGCCCACGCCCGCACTGCCTTCAAAAACAGCTCTGATCCTGACTGGGTTAAGGCTTTTTTTCTAGTTGAACCCAGCCATCTGCCTGGTGCGGTTTTTTCCTATGATACTTCATCAAGCCATACCTTGGCAGCTCTGGTCGAAAAGCTGTCGGGCATGCCAATGTTAGATTATTTGCGGGTTAAGTTCCTCGATGAAATAGGTTTTTCAAAAGACGCTTACATTGTACCTGATCCCATGGGGATTGCCCAAGGCGGCTCCGGCTTGATGGCTCGTCCCATTGACTTAGCAAAAGTGGCTTGGATAGTGCTGCGGGAGGGAGAGTATCGAGGTAAGCAGTATCTGCCGCGGGAGTTTATTAAAGATGCCACAAGCAGACAAATCGACACTTCAGTCCGTGGCGGTAATCTGGACGAAAGGCAGGGGTACGGATATCAATTCTGGCGGACTCGCAATAACGGCTATGCGATGTTTGGCATGGGTGGACAGCTTGCAGTCTGTTTTCCTGAACATGATCTGCTTCTAGTCACTACTGCTGACACTCAGGAGCATCCTACCGGTGTACCCGCTATCTATGATGCGTTTTTTAATCATGTTTTAAATAATCTATCGGATCAACCGCTGCCTCCCAACCTAGATGCGCATGCCAAACTCCAGGCACTAATTAACAGCAATCAGATTCAACCTTTGACTGGTATCGAAGGTGCATCTGTTCCAGATGGGGTTAATTTTAGGAATTATCTTTTTGAAGAGAATCCACTAGGCTTAAGACAGCTGCGTTTGGAAATCAATGGGGAGCTGGGCAAATTGAATTTTACAAACCGCAGTGGCAATCAAGAACTTGCCTTCGGGCTAGAAAGACTGGTGGAGAGTTCTTTTCCTCACTACCAGTATCGCTGCGCCACTTCCGCTGCTTGGATTGCTTCCGATACCTTGATAATTAAAAGCCATGTTATTGATGAAGAAATCGGCATGATTACGATTCAGCTGGTATTCCGCGGTGATACTGTTACCGTGTTAATGAAGAAAGTGATCGGAACTGCTTTTAACGAGTTTGCAGGATTTGTCAGCGGTAGAGCTGAGGCTTAAATCCAAAAGGAGGAGACAGATGGCCGTATTTGAAAACTGCAGTATAATCTTTCCAGGTAAACCGCCAAAACCGGCTCCAAAGCCAAAAATAGCAAAAGGCGAGCGTAGGCGCAGTACCGATAAATATAGTCTCTGGGGCTCCCACGATCCGGCAATATTTCGGGATCCGGAGTCAGGAGTATATTACACCTACTGCACCGGTGCCATTGCCAGAAGATCCCAAGATTTAATTACCTGGGAAAATATCGGTAGAGTAGTGGAAAATCCTCCGCCCGAAGCGGTTGAATGGGTAGGCGGCAATGCGATCTGGGCCCCCGATATAATTAAGGTGGATAGTGAGTATCGGCTGTACTGTTCAAATTCAACCTGGGGTGTGCGCCAGTCCAATATCTTTCTAGCAGTGGCTGATAATCCCGAAGGACCATTTGTTCCTAGAGGAATAGTGCTCAAAACCAATGATCAACTGACTGTCAACGCTATTGATGCAAATCCTGTGGTTGACCATGAAACGGGAGAGCATTATATGGCGTACGGTTCATTCTGGGGCGGCTGCCACATTATTAAGCTGGATCCGGAGACAGGTTTGGCAGCTGAGCAGGGAATCGGAAAGTGCATTGCTAGAAGACCGGAATGGACCGACTGCGCAATTGAAGGACCATACATAATTTATAATCCTGACACAGAGTATTACTATCTCTTTGTCTCCTATGGTTCACTTGCCAGCGATTATAATATCCGGGTTGGCAGAAGTAAATCCATAACTGGTCCTTACCTGGATCATAATGGGCGAGACTTAACCGATCTAGACGATGATACTAATGCAGTTGGTTGCATGATAGCGGCTGGGTATCGTTTCAACAGCGGTCCGGGGTGGATGGCTCCCGGACACAATTCTGTTTTGCGTGACGCCGACGGCAGGTGGTACTTAGTCTGCCACGTAAGAGAACATGATTTTACCGAACGGCAGATTTCTACAATGCATATTTACCAGATGTATTGGCTCAATGGCTGGCCTGTCATTAACCCGCAGTGCTACGCGGGAGAGCGAATCCAGTCGGTTGACAAAAAATGGATTGTCGGAGATTATGAGCGGATTAAATTGAGGCCTCAAGTACCGCAAGGTGTGATCACATCGGTCCCCATGACTCTTTCGGAAAATGGAGAGTTTCGCTGCTGTTCTTTAAAGGGTAAATGGAATCAGATTGATGAGTACATGATTAAAATATCTTATGGAAGCTTCGAAGAAATCTTAATGGTAACTCCGGCTTGGGATTGGCAGGAAAATGAACCAACTCTTTGTTTAACAGGGATGGACCAGTTTGGTACTGCAGTGTGGGGAAAAAAAGTTTGATCGTGGTGTGATGGATCATGCAGAATATGCATGATCCTTTTTTTGTGGCAATATAATTAACCTAACTATAACTAACATAAAATTAAATTAATAAATTTGCCAAAGCTAGGAGGTTTTTTCAAATTCCAATTGAATTAATTACCATACAAATGACTTAATTTGGAGTTTAGTGATAGGAGGGGGGTACGTATGAGTGACACCCTGGTGTTGATGGAAGGAATAGACAAGGCATTTCCCGGTGTCCAGGCTTTAAATCAGTGCAAGTTTGAGCTGAAAGCCGGTGAAGTCCACGCTTTAGTCGGTGAAAACGGAGCGGGTAAGTCGACTCTGGTTAAGGTTTTAACTGGAGTGGTCCGACCGGACGCGGGGCGGATTTTTTGCAAAGGTCGAGAAGTGCACATACCTAACCCTCGTGCAGCGCAGGAACTAGGTATCAGCATCATTTTCCAGGAGTTCAATCTAATGCCGCACCTTACAATTGCGGAGAATGTATTTATCGGCCGAGAGCCGCGGGCTCGCATTCCCGGATTTTTAGATGATGCCGAGATTAATAGAAAGACCAGAGAACTGCTGGAGATGATCAACCTCGATTTAGATCCGCGTACCAGAGTTTCTGAATTAACTGTTGCCATGCAGCAGATGGTGGAGATTATCAAAGCGCTGTCATTTAATTCCGAAGTGCTGATTATGGATGAGCCGACAGCCGCACTAACCGACAATGAAATTGATGATTTGTTCCGCATCATCAGAAAGCTGCGTGATCAAGGTGTTGGTATTATCTATATCTCCCACCGTCTCGAAGAATTGAAACAGATTTCAGATCGAGTTACCGTCATGCGGGATGGCTGTTACATTGACACCGTTTCCACGGCAGACACTGAAATCAGTCAGATTATCAAGATGATGGTGGGAAGAGAAGTATATCACACTGCAGCAGAAATCTCTGATGACGACTCCAATGAGATTCTGCTCGAAGTTAGAAATCTGAAAAGCAGGCGGGTTCACGATGTCAGCTTCAGTGTTAAAAAAGGAGAGATTCTCGGGTTTGCAGGTTTGGTCGGGGCGGGTCGGACCGAGGTTGCACGCTTAATATTTGGCGCCGACTCTCTTG
The genomic region above belongs to Bacillota bacterium and contains:
- a CDS encoding serine hydrolase, producing MDQFFVEAAPEVVGIPSQGIINFMNQLAEKQIAMHSIIIVRHGKIVTETYYSPYQRDTLHRMFSVTKSFTALAIGLLESEGKLTLDDRIIDHFPEKLPDQIHPYIAEITIRDMLKMATAHARTAFKNSSDPDWVKAFFLVEPSHLPGAVFSYDTSSSHTLAALVEKLSGMPMLDYLRVKFLDEIGFSKDAYIVPDPMGIAQGGSGLMARPIDLAKVAWIVLREGEYRGKQYLPREFIKDATSRQIDTSVRGGNLDERQGYGYQFWRTRNNGYAMFGMGGQLAVCFPEHDLLLVTTADTQEHPTGVPAIYDAFFNHVLNNLSDQPLPPNLDAHAKLQALINSNQIQPLTGIEGASVPDGVNFRNYLFEENPLGLRQLRLEINGELGKLNFTNRSGNQELAFGLERLVESSFPHYQYRCATSAAWIASDTLIIKSHVIDEEIGMITIQLVFRGDTVTVLMKKVIGTAFNEFAGFVSGRAEA
- a CDS encoding family 43 glycosylhydrolase; the protein is MAVFENCSIIFPGKPPKPAPKPKIAKGERRRSTDKYSLWGSHDPAIFRDPESGVYYTYCTGAIARRSQDLITWENIGRVVENPPPEAVEWVGGNAIWAPDIIKVDSEYRLYCSNSTWGVRQSNIFLAVADNPEGPFVPRGIVLKTNDQLTVNAIDANPVVDHETGEHYMAYGSFWGGCHIIKLDPETGLAAEQGIGKCIARRPEWTDCAIEGPYIIYNPDTEYYYLFVSYGSLASDYNIRVGRSKSITGPYLDHNGRDLTDLDDDTNAVGCMIAAGYRFNSGPGWMAPGHNSVLRDADGRWYLVCHVREHDFTERQISTMHIYQMYWLNGWPVINPQCYAGERIQSVDKKWIVGDYERIKLRPQVPQGVITSVPMTLSENGEFRCCSLKGKWNQIDEYMIKISYGSFEEILMVTPAWDWQENEPTLCLTGMDQFGTAVWGKKV
- a CDS encoding sugar ABC transporter ATP-binding protein: MSDTLVLMEGIDKAFPGVQALNQCKFELKAGEVHALVGENGAGKSTLVKVLTGVVRPDAGRIFCKGREVHIPNPRAAQELGISIIFQEFNLMPHLTIAENVFIGREPRARIPGFLDDAEINRKTRELLEMINLDLDPRTRVSELTVAMQQMVEIIKALSFNSEVLIMDEPTAALTDNEIDDLFRIIRKLRDQGVGIIYISHRLEELKQISDRVTVMRDGCYIDTVSTADTEISQIIKMMVGREVYHTAAEISDDDSNEILLEVRNLKSRRVHDVSFSVKKGEILGFAGLVGAGRTEVARLIFGADSLESGEILVHGKAVRIRSPQDAVANGIGYLSEDRKQYGLVLGLDVANNVVMADFPKYLSFPGWVKTDKIAETAESIVDQLQIKTPSIKQKVKNLSGGNQQKVVIGKWLVKNCDILIFDEPTRGIDVGAKSEIYKLLNDLAAEGKAIIMISSELPEILRMSHRIVVMCEGRITGELLQSEATQERIMEFATSRMKLSG